One genomic region from Falco rusticolus isolate bFalRus1 chromosome 19, bFalRus1.pri, whole genome shotgun sequence encodes:
- the LRRC71 gene encoding leucine-rich repeat-containing protein 71 isoform X3 — MRRRGERAPREKAAAEETKSPGRKAEQGAEEYCCSGILEQDFPELCTRAGMATVPKVTLRPSPSFPADEEPTEPTLVGVLARIERKYSYFQPCIQVEREPQDPRSTRAVFLRGWKMEEPMLGVLSQCLPTLAGLQAVQTLSLEGNPLPTPAFHTLMGSNSPLVHLSLRNNRIGDEDARLIGKGLSTLSPSGRSLASLILSFNRISDLGAAYIARGLRLNRSLLFLSLENNDIGDVGATRLAEVLAPFALMHDEVVERRRLLLAEALGQSCTTPKETKGQSEDPSSAAPDKLPWAKHGKPPPKKKELLQKEEGRQRKKSPEPRAARGRDPKPRCQEKPNLETPDPAELPHPLLAEAREHQGSVILPGNRALLNLNLAYNHVTERGLGAFLAALEEQQREKKPKVPGQEGLLCLSLEKNRIPPASPALARLQELLPPQHLWPGARGREEEEEEEEAPGT, encoded by the exons AtgaggcggcggggggagcgggcaCCCCGGGAGAAGGCGGCTGCGGAGGAGACGAAGAGCCCGGGGAGGAAGGCTGAGCAGGGCGCAG aggAGTACTGCTGCAGCGGGATCCTGGAGCAGGATTTCCCCGAGCTCTGCACCCGCGCTGGCATGGCCACCGTCCCCAAAGTCACCCTCCGGCCGTCCCCCAGCTTCCCTGCGGATg AGGAGCCCACCGAGCCCACGCTGGTGGGGGTCCTCGCCCGCATCGAGCGCAAGTACAGCTACTTCCAGCCCTGCATCCAGGTGGAGAGGGAGCCCCAGGACCCCCGGAGCACCCGCGCCGTCTTCCTGCGAG GCTGGAAGATGGAGGAGCCCATGCTGGGGGTCCTGAGCCAGTGCCTGCCCACCCTGGCCGGCTTGCAGGCAGTGCA GACCCTCAGCCTGGAGGGGAACCCCCTGCCCACACCGGCCTTCCACACGCTGATGGGGAGCAACAGCCC GCTGGTTCACCTCTCCCTGCGCAACAACCGCATCGGGGACGAGGATGCTCGGCTCATCGGGAAGGGTCTTTCCACGCTGAGCCCCTCCGGCCGCAGCCTGGCCTCACTCATCCTCAGCTTCAACCGCATTTCGGACCTGGGGGCTGCCTACATCGCCAGG GGCTTGCGTTTGAACCGCTCCCTCCTCTTCTTGTCCCTGGAGAACAACGACATCGGTGACGTGGGGGCCACCAGGCTGGCCGAG GTCCTGGCACCCTTCGCGCTGATGCACGACGAGGTGGTGGAGCGGAGGCGGCTGCTCCTGGCAGAGGCGCTGGGACAGTCCTGCACG ACCCCAAAAGAGACCAAGGGCCAGAGTGAGGATCCTTCCAGCGCAGCCCCTGACAAGCTGCCCTGGGCCAAGCACGGcaaacccccccccaaaaaaaag gagctgctgcagaaggaggagggcaggcagcgCAAGAAGT cacCGGAGCCAAGAGCTGCCCGCGGCAGAGATCCAAAACCACGCTGCCAGGAGAAGCCGAACCTGGAG ACGCCAGATCCGGCCGAGCTGCCTCACCCGCTGCTGGCAGAGGCCAGGGAGCACCAGGGCAGCGTCATCCTGCCGGGGAACCGGGCGCTCCTCAACCTCAACCTGGCCT ACAACCATGTCACCGAGCGGGGACTCGGCGCCTTCCTGGCAGcgctggaggagcagcagcgggagaagaaaccaaaggtgccggggcaggaggggctgctgTGCCTCTCCCTGGAG AAGAACCGCATCCCTCCCGCCAGCCCGGCCTTGGCgcggctgcaggagctgctgccaccgCAGCACCTGTGGCCCGGAGCGCGGGGccgtgaggaggaggaggaggaggaggaagcaccGGGCACCTAG
- the LRRC71 gene encoding leucine-rich repeat-containing protein 71 isoform X2: MRRRGERAPREKAAAEETKSPGRKAEQGAEEYCCSGILEQDFPELCTRAGMATVPKVTLRPSPSFPADEEPTEPTLVGVLARIERKYSYFQPCIQVEREPQDPRSTRAVFLRGWKMEEPMLGVLSQCLPTLAGLQAVHLWKVGLSERLLPVLVALLARCPRLRTLSLEGNPLPTPAFHTLMGSNSPLVHLSLRNNRIGDEDARLIGKGLSTLSPSGRSLASLILSFNRISDLGAAYIARGLRLNRSLLFLSLENNDIGDVGATRLAEVLAPFALMHDEVVERRRLLLAEALGQSCTTPKETKGQSEDPSSAAPDKLPWAKHGKPPPKKKELLQKEEGRQRKKSPEPRAARGRDPKPRCQEKPNLETTMSPSGDSAPSWQRWRSSSGRRNQRCRGRRGCCASPWRRTASLPPARPWRGCRSCCHRSTCGPERGAVRRRRRRRKHRAPSRSPAAPKRPPRVLPFLFKK; the protein is encoded by the exons AtgaggcggcggggggagcgggcaCCCCGGGAGAAGGCGGCTGCGGAGGAGACGAAGAGCCCGGGGAGGAAGGCTGAGCAGGGCGCAG aggAGTACTGCTGCAGCGGGATCCTGGAGCAGGATTTCCCCGAGCTCTGCACCCGCGCTGGCATGGCCACCGTCCCCAAAGTCACCCTCCGGCCGTCCCCCAGCTTCCCTGCGGATg AGGAGCCCACCGAGCCCACGCTGGTGGGGGTCCTCGCCCGCATCGAGCGCAAGTACAGCTACTTCCAGCCCTGCATCCAGGTGGAGAGGGAGCCCCAGGACCCCCGGAGCACCCGCGCCGTCTTCCTGCGAG GCTGGAAGATGGAGGAGCCCATGCTGGGGGTCCTGAGCCAGTGCCTGCCCACCCTGGCCGGCTTGCAGGCAGTGCA CCTCTGGAAGGTCGGGCTGTCGGAGCGGCTGCTGCCGGtgctggtggcactgctggCACGCTGTCCTCGCCTGCG GACCCTCAGCCTGGAGGGGAACCCCCTGCCCACACCGGCCTTCCACACGCTGATGGGGAGCAACAGCCC GCTGGTTCACCTCTCCCTGCGCAACAACCGCATCGGGGACGAGGATGCTCGGCTCATCGGGAAGGGTCTTTCCACGCTGAGCCCCTCCGGCCGCAGCCTGGCCTCACTCATCCTCAGCTTCAACCGCATTTCGGACCTGGGGGCTGCCTACATCGCCAGG GGCTTGCGTTTGAACCGCTCCCTCCTCTTCTTGTCCCTGGAGAACAACGACATCGGTGACGTGGGGGCCACCAGGCTGGCCGAG GTCCTGGCACCCTTCGCGCTGATGCACGACGAGGTGGTGGAGCGGAGGCGGCTGCTCCTGGCAGAGGCGCTGGGACAGTCCTGCACG ACCCCAAAAGAGACCAAGGGCCAGAGTGAGGATCCTTCCAGCGCAGCCCCTGACAAGCTGCCCTGGGCCAAGCACGGcaaacccccccccaaaaaaaag gagctgctgcagaaggaggagggcaggcagcgCAAGAAGT cacCGGAGCCAAGAGCTGCCCGCGGCAGAGATCCAAAACCACGCTGCCAGGAGAAGCCGAACCTGGAG ACAACCATGTCACCGAGCGGGGACTCGGCGCCTTCCTGGCAGcgctggaggagcagcagcgggagaagaaaccaaaggtgccggggcaggaggggctgctgTGCCTCTCCCTGGAG AAGAACCGCATCCCTCCCGCCAGCCCGGCCTTGGCgcggctgcaggagctgctgccaccgCAGCACCTGTGGCCCGGAGCGCGGGGccgtgaggaggaggaggaggaggaggaagcaccGGGCACCTAGCCGGTCCCCAGCGGCACCCAAAAGGCCACCTCGAGTCTTgccttttctatttaaaaaataa
- the LRRC71 gene encoding leucine-rich repeat-containing protein 71 isoform X1: MRRRGERAPREKAAAEETKSPGRKAEQGAEEYCCSGILEQDFPELCTRAGMATVPKVTLRPSPSFPADEEPTEPTLVGVLARIERKYSYFQPCIQVEREPQDPRSTRAVFLRGWKMEEPMLGVLSQCLPTLAGLQAVHLWKVGLSERLLPVLVALLARCPRLRTLSLEGNPLPTPAFHTLMGSNSPLVHLSLRNNRIGDEDARLIGKGLSTLSPSGRSLASLILSFNRISDLGAAYIARGLRLNRSLLFLSLENNDIGDVGATRLAEVLAPFALMHDEVVERRRLLLAEALGQSCTTPKETKGQSEDPSSAAPDKLPWAKHGKPPPKKKELLQKEEGRQRKKSPEPRAARGRDPKPRCQEKPNLETPDPAELPHPLLAEAREHQGSVILPGNRALLNLNLAYNHVTERGLGAFLAALEEQQREKKPKVPGQEGLLCLSLEKNRIPPASPALARLQELLPPQHLWPGARGREEEEEEEEAPGT; this comes from the exons AtgaggcggcggggggagcgggcaCCCCGGGAGAAGGCGGCTGCGGAGGAGACGAAGAGCCCGGGGAGGAAGGCTGAGCAGGGCGCAG aggAGTACTGCTGCAGCGGGATCCTGGAGCAGGATTTCCCCGAGCTCTGCACCCGCGCTGGCATGGCCACCGTCCCCAAAGTCACCCTCCGGCCGTCCCCCAGCTTCCCTGCGGATg AGGAGCCCACCGAGCCCACGCTGGTGGGGGTCCTCGCCCGCATCGAGCGCAAGTACAGCTACTTCCAGCCCTGCATCCAGGTGGAGAGGGAGCCCCAGGACCCCCGGAGCACCCGCGCCGTCTTCCTGCGAG GCTGGAAGATGGAGGAGCCCATGCTGGGGGTCCTGAGCCAGTGCCTGCCCACCCTGGCCGGCTTGCAGGCAGTGCA CCTCTGGAAGGTCGGGCTGTCGGAGCGGCTGCTGCCGGtgctggtggcactgctggCACGCTGTCCTCGCCTGCG GACCCTCAGCCTGGAGGGGAACCCCCTGCCCACACCGGCCTTCCACACGCTGATGGGGAGCAACAGCCC GCTGGTTCACCTCTCCCTGCGCAACAACCGCATCGGGGACGAGGATGCTCGGCTCATCGGGAAGGGTCTTTCCACGCTGAGCCCCTCCGGCCGCAGCCTGGCCTCACTCATCCTCAGCTTCAACCGCATTTCGGACCTGGGGGCTGCCTACATCGCCAGG GGCTTGCGTTTGAACCGCTCCCTCCTCTTCTTGTCCCTGGAGAACAACGACATCGGTGACGTGGGGGCCACCAGGCTGGCCGAG GTCCTGGCACCCTTCGCGCTGATGCACGACGAGGTGGTGGAGCGGAGGCGGCTGCTCCTGGCAGAGGCGCTGGGACAGTCCTGCACG ACCCCAAAAGAGACCAAGGGCCAGAGTGAGGATCCTTCCAGCGCAGCCCCTGACAAGCTGCCCTGGGCCAAGCACGGcaaacccccccccaaaaaaaag gagctgctgcagaaggaggagggcaggcagcgCAAGAAGT cacCGGAGCCAAGAGCTGCCCGCGGCAGAGATCCAAAACCACGCTGCCAGGAGAAGCCGAACCTGGAG ACGCCAGATCCGGCCGAGCTGCCTCACCCGCTGCTGGCAGAGGCCAGGGAGCACCAGGGCAGCGTCATCCTGCCGGGGAACCGGGCGCTCCTCAACCTCAACCTGGCCT ACAACCATGTCACCGAGCGGGGACTCGGCGCCTTCCTGGCAGcgctggaggagcagcagcgggagaagaaaccaaaggtgccggggcaggaggggctgctgTGCCTCTCCCTGGAG AAGAACCGCATCCCTCCCGCCAGCCCGGCCTTGGCgcggctgcaggagctgctgccaccgCAGCACCTGTGGCCCGGAGCGCGGGGccgtgaggaggaggaggaggaggaggaagcaccGGGCACCTAG